Proteins encoded together in one Aerosakkonema funiforme FACHB-1375 window:
- a CDS encoding type II toxin-antitoxin system VapC family toxin — translation MSKQVYHIESYTFSETDAVLFDANIWLYIYGPQRQVHPHLRGTYTFAFKRIISANIRVFIDVLVLSEFINAYSRFVYNNLPASEKRLSFKNFRNSAEFKPIAEDIAKYTRRILENSERTESGFEAIYLRSIVSNYASGEKDFNDQILAELCRTKGLKLVTHDADFQGENLTILTGNQQLLR, via the coding sequence ATGAGTAAGCAAGTCTACCACATTGAATCTTATACATTTAGCGAAACAGATGCTGTGTTGTTTGACGCTAATATTTGGTTGTATATTTATGGGCCACAGCGTCAGGTACATCCGCATCTCAGAGGTACATATACTTTCGCATTTAAGAGAATTATCAGCGCGAATATTCGAGTTTTTATCGACGTGCTGGTGCTGTCTGAATTTATTAATGCTTACTCTAGATTTGTTTACAATAACTTGCCCGCATCTGAGAAGCGATTGAGTTTTAAAAACTTTCGTAATAGTGCTGAATTTAAACCGATCGCAGAAGATATCGCCAAATACACTCGGCGGATTTTGGAAAATTCGGAACGAACAGAGAGCGGTTTTGAAGCTATCTATTTGCGCTCGATCGTGAGCAATTATGCGTCGGGAGAAAAGGATTTCAACGACCAGATATTAGCTGAGTTGTGCAGGACAAAAGGTCTGAAGTTGGTGACGCACGATGCGGATTTTCAGGGTGAAAATTTGACGATTCTCACGGGTAATCAACAATTACTGAGATGA
- a CDS encoding DUF29 domain-containing protein — translation MQTPQTEQTTESSILNLYETDFYAWTQQQSDLLRHQQWSQLDLPNLIEEIESLGKQQRAELRNRLSILIGHLLKWEYQVSKRSRSWLNTIRVQRIDVLQLLKENPSLKSYLEEALHIAYTKGMALAAGETNLPLKTFPENCPYSLEEILSDRFYPGEVAADELME, via the coding sequence ATGCAAACACCCCAAACCGAACAAACAACAGAAAGCTCGATCTTAAACCTCTATGAAACCGACTTCTATGCTTGGACTCAGCAACAGAGTGATTTACTTCGTCATCAGCAATGGAGTCAGTTGGATCTACCGAATTTAATTGAGGAGATTGAATCTTTAGGAAAACAACAACGTGCGGAATTACGAAATCGCTTGAGTATTTTGATTGGGCATTTGCTGAAATGGGAATATCAAGTATCGAAACGCAGCCGTAGTTGGTTGAATACAATTCGCGTTCAGCGTATCGATGTATTACAGTTGCTCAAAGAAAATCCGAGCCTTAAATCTTATCTAGAAGAAGCTCTCCACATAGCCTATACTAAAGGAATGGCATTAGCTGCGGGAGAAACAAACCTGCCGTTAAAGACATTTCCAGAAAATTGCCCTTATAGTTTAGAGGAGATTTTGAGCGATCGCTTTTATCCAGGTGAAGTTGCGGCGGA
- a CDS encoding type II toxin-antitoxin system VapC family toxin — protein sequence MSKQIYSIDSYRFTEADAVLFDANIWLYLYSPQGKLYPRVRSIYNLAFRRIRGEKCPIFVDVLVLSEFINAYARFVYNDLPEGVKPANFKSFRNSADFKPVAEDIAKYTRRILEKSQRTEIGFQSLDLSAIMRDYATGEKDFNDQILAELCRTKGLKLVTHDADFQGEDLTIITGNQQLLR from the coding sequence ATGAGTAAACAAATCTACAGTATCGATAGTTACAGATTTACTGAGGCTGATGCTGTGTTATTTGATGCCAATATCTGGCTGTATCTTTACAGCCCGCAAGGTAAACTATATCCAAGAGTCAGAAGCATATATAATTTGGCATTTAGGCGCATTCGCGGTGAAAAATGTCCTATCTTTGTCGATGTACTTGTGCTTTCGGAATTCATTAACGCCTACGCTCGATTTGTTTATAACGACTTGCCTGAAGGGGTGAAACCAGCTAACTTCAAAAGCTTTCGGAATAGTGCTGACTTCAAACCTGTTGCCGAAGATATAGCCAAATACACTCGCAGGATACTAGAAAAATCTCAGCGAACTGAGATCGGTTTTCAGTCACTGGATTTGAGTGCGATAATGAGGGATTACGCAACTGGAGAGAAGGATTTCAACGACCAGATACTAGCTGAGTTGTGCAGGACAAAAGGACTGAAGTTGGTGACGCACGATGCGGATTTTCAGGGTGAAGATTTGACGATTATTACGGGTAATCAACAGTTACTGAGATGA
- a CDS encoding STAS-like domain-containing protein, which translates to MKFFNSFSVLGDDIVKIVVTEVVGGNLCICCGDGQKVYDRISAAFQAGKKAIVSFLGVKETVPAFMDTAIAQLYEHFTEEEIEAKLSAIDIDADGIDDIKNAVYWKKEYLKDPQRFREAARKSLGDEDE; encoded by the coding sequence ATGAAATTTTTCAACTCTTTTTCTGTGTTGGGTGACGATATCGTTAAGATTGTTGTAACTGAGGTTGTGGGAGGCAATCTATGTATATGCTGTGGGGACGGACAGAAAGTTTACGATCGCATTTCAGCAGCTTTCCAAGCAGGTAAGAAAGCGATCGTTTCTTTCTTGGGTGTTAAAGAGACTGTTCCAGCTTTTATGGACACCGCTATTGCACAGTTGTACGAACATTTTACTGAGGAGGAGATCGAGGCTAAATTGAGTGCGATCGATATCGATGCAGATGGTATCGATGATATCAAAAATGCAGTTTACTGGAAAAAGGAATATTTAAAAGACCCGCAGCGATTCAGGGAAGCGGCGCGGAAATCTTTGGGTGATGAGGATGAGTAA
- a CDS encoding M3 family metallopeptidase gives MTENPNITENPLLIGKGLPPFETIKPDLVVPAFEKLLAKLDAELTNLEAQVEPTWSGLVEPLDRLKESLNWSWGVVSHLMGVKNSPELRQAYETVQPKVVQFYNKLSQSKPLYDAFKKLGESDRSYTLDPAQQRIVESAIKDAELSGVGLSGEQKERFNAIQLELAELGTKFSNHVLDATKAFSLTLTSIEEVDGLPPSLLSLAAQSARAEGEENATPENGPWRITLDLPSYGPFMQHSTRRDLREKLYKAFVSRASSGELDNKPAIDRILQLRKEKAALLGFNSYAELSLARKMAPSVEAVEGLLEELRRVSYDAAAKDLAELKAYAAAKNVAEANDLKHWDISFWAERQREEKFAFNAEELRPYFPLPQVLDGLFSLAKRLFGVTITPADGTAPVWHEDVRYFQITDETGAPIAYFYLDPYSRPAEKRGGAWMDECIVRAKIMENGTTTTRLPVAYLVCNQTPPVDGKPSLMTFGEVETLFHEFGHGLQHMLTKVDYPDASGINNIEWDAVELPSQFMENWCYHRETLFGMAKHYETGETLPEHYYQKLLAARNYMSGSAMLRQLHFAIVDLELHHRYQPGGDETPADVRSRIAKTTTVLAPLPEDAFLCAFGHIFAGGYAAGYYSYKWAEVLSADAFSAFEEAGLEDEKALIDTGIRFRDTVLALGGSKHPMDVFKSFRGREPSTVALLRHNGLVAA, from the coding sequence ATGACTGAAAACCCGAATATAACTGAAAACCCCTTGTTAATTGGCAAAGGATTGCCTCCCTTTGAAACCATTAAGCCAGATCTTGTGGTGCCTGCTTTTGAGAAGCTGCTGGCTAAACTAGATGCAGAACTTACCAACTTGGAAGCACAGGTAGAGCCGACTTGGAGCGGTTTGGTAGAACCACTAGACCGACTGAAAGAAAGCTTAAACTGGAGTTGGGGAGTGGTGAGCCATTTGATGGGCGTCAAGAATAGCCCGGAATTGCGCCAAGCTTACGAAACTGTGCAGCCAAAAGTTGTGCAGTTTTACAATAAGCTCAGCCAAAGCAAACCGCTGTACGATGCTTTTAAGAAACTGGGAGAAAGCGATCGCTCTTATACTTTAGATCCAGCACAACAGCGTATTGTAGAATCAGCGATTAAAGATGCCGAACTTTCCGGCGTCGGTTTGTCAGGCGAACAGAAAGAGCGTTTCAACGCCATTCAACTAGAATTGGCAGAACTTGGCACCAAATTTTCCAACCACGTACTCGACGCCACCAAAGCTTTTAGCTTGACGCTGACAAGCATAGAAGAAGTTGACGGTTTACCTCCCAGTTTACTCAGCTTAGCCGCACAATCTGCGCGTGCTGAGGGTGAAGAAAATGCCACCCCAGAAAATGGCCCTTGGCGCATCACTTTAGATTTACCAAGTTACGGCCCATTTATGCAGCACAGTACCCGTCGCGACTTGCGGGAAAAGTTGTACAAAGCGTTCGTCAGTCGCGCTTCTAGCGGGGAATTGGATAACAAACCGGCGATCGATCGCATCTTGCAATTGCGTAAAGAAAAAGCAGCACTTCTCGGCTTCAACAGCTACGCCGAACTCAGCTTAGCTCGCAAAATGGCTCCTTCAGTAGAAGCAGTAGAAGGTTTGCTAGAAGAACTGCGTCGCGTCAGTTACGATGCAGCTGCCAAAGATTTGGCAGAATTGAAAGCATATGCTGCTGCTAAAAATGTCGCAGAAGCCAACGACTTGAAGCACTGGGATATTAGTTTTTGGGCAGAACGTCAGCGCGAAGAAAAATTTGCCTTCAATGCAGAAGAATTGCGCCCTTACTTCCCACTACCGCAAGTTTTAGATGGATTATTCTCCTTAGCAAAACGGTTATTTGGCGTCACCATCACCCCTGCCGATGGCACTGCACCAGTATGGCATGAAGATGTGCGTTATTTCCAAATTACTGACGAAACTGGTGCCCCCATTGCCTACTTCTATTTAGATCCGTACAGTCGCCCAGCCGAAAAGCGCGGCGGTGCTTGGATGGATGAGTGCATAGTCCGCGCCAAAATAATGGAAAATGGCACTACAACTACTCGTTTGCCAGTAGCTTATTTGGTGTGCAATCAAACTCCTCCAGTCGATGGCAAACCGAGTTTGATGACTTTTGGCGAAGTGGAAACATTGTTCCACGAATTCGGTCACGGCTTGCAACATATGCTCACCAAAGTCGATTATCCCGATGCGTCTGGCATCAATAATATAGAGTGGGATGCAGTGGAATTGCCCAGCCAATTTATGGAGAATTGGTGTTACCATCGGGAAACTTTGTTCGGGATGGCGAAGCATTACGAAACAGGCGAAACGCTGCCAGAACATTATTATCAAAAGCTATTGGCTGCACGCAATTATATGAGCGGTAGCGCTATGTTGCGGCAACTTCACTTTGCGATTGTTGACTTAGAATTGCACCATCGCTATCAACCCGGTGGCGATGAAACTCCTGCCGATGTACGCAGTCGCATTGCCAAAACCACGACAGTGTTAGCACCTTTGCCAGAAGATGCTTTCTTATGTGCGTTTGGGCATATTTTTGCGGGCGGTTATGCAGCGGGTTATTACAGCTACAAGTGGGCAGAAGTTCTCAGCGCCGATGCTTTTTCTGCTTTTGAAGAAGCCGGTTTGGAGGATGAGAAAGCTTTAATTGATACGGGTATCCGTTTCCGCGATACTGTGTTGGCGTTGGGTGGTAGCAAACACCCGATGGATGTGTTTAAATCTTTCCGGGGACGGGAACCGAGTACTGTAGCTTTGCTCAGACATAACGGTTTGGTTGCTGCTTAA
- a CDS encoding STAS-like domain-containing protein, with translation MNPLTSFHPQTENTVTLVVTEVVGDNLCIATDDAQKVYEQIAAAFKEGKKVILSFKDAEDLTWPFLDDAIGQLYKFFPEEQIQSSLSFVDITPDDLEFIEDVVYWVKEYLKNPQRFKEAAREFLGDEDE, from the coding sequence ATGAATCCCTTAACATCCTTCCATCCTCAGACTGAGAATACCGTCACGCTTGTTGTAACTGAAGTTGTCGGAGATAATCTTTGTATAGCTACAGATGATGCACAAAAAGTATATGAGCAGATTGCAGCAGCTTTTAAGGAAGGTAAAAAAGTAATTCTTTCCTTCAAGGATGCGGAAGATCTCACTTGGCCGTTCCTAGACGATGCAATTGGCCAATTGTACAAATTTTTCCCTGAAGAACAGATCCAAAGTTCACTCAGCTTTGTCGATATCACTCCCGATGATTTGGAATTCATCGAAGATGTAGTTTACTGGGTAAAGGAGTATTTGAAAAATCCGCAGCGCTTCAAAGAAGCAGCACGGGAATTCCTGGGGGATGAAGATGAGTAA